The following proteins are encoded in a genomic region of Necator americanus strain Aroian chromosome II, whole genome shotgun sequence:
- a CDS encoding hypothetical protein (NECATOR_CHRII.G6774.T2), with protein sequence MFAYLPAYPPRRHSQRIRRDPLYRSSFLGRGGKKHTLCPSRLCQTQDEDDCSSEPEGNNYCIEKGNGENYHRINQRFIISFIVSKLIVVPREYKMPLCLIFIGLKKASDSLETEAVMKALDNKGVPTQYIKILLVLYSKFTTGISPHHRCKQRGSSG encoded by the coding sequence atgttcgcgtatctgCCGGCATATCCgcctcggaggcattcgcagAGAAttcgccgggaccctctttaccgttcctcGTTCTTAGGaagaggcgggaaaaagcatacgctatgcccgtcgagactttgccagacgcaagacgaggatgactgctcatcggaacccgaagggaacaactattgcatcgagaagggaaaTGGAGAGAATTATCACAGAATTAATCAGAGATTTATCATATCATTCattgtttcaaaactcatcgtAGTaccacgagagtacaagatgccgctctgtctcatcTTCATCGGCTTGAAGAAGGCTTCCGACTCgcttgagacggaagcggtcatgaaAGCATTGGACAAcaaaggcgtccctactcagtacataaagatacttctAGTGTTGTACAGCAagttcacgaccggaatttcgcctcATCATCGATGTAAACAAAGGGGTTCGTCAGGGTGA
- a CDS encoding hypothetical protein (NECATOR_CHRII.G6774.T1), which yields MPLCLIFIGLKKASDSLETEAVMKALDNKGVPTQYIKILLVLYSNATLVNAMRGLEWNNIGVKVDVRHSHHPCFADDIVAITSSINQAERMLAEFDETCKKIADKPELDAFYEELEEVIHNEKSFYKFVVGDFNAKLGKATEEEYRIGGLGLGDWNENGNRPAGPLSAARRFHGNSLFMKKDHRRWTWESPNGATRAEIDHILINRSHTMEKNICYRQRRRKEVVYDDCVLEDSLSNGDWHIEDPNVNYEMLLRGLGACAERASKPRTTNVDRISKTTKELLERRRALRLDPNASHVEWLVANTSCRKALQEDLLKYRQKKILEAAQRRTSLKKCRRDLREYNIPLAALLSEGGTRTSSRRKMEIITERFYSNPFRSSAPVSGPIIPIGEAPPRILPSEDAGSPASRTSWIPPRVQLLGPHPDRVEGHRGLPGIPPAPYSNLHRHEKAFDSVETNAILSALVDQGVVASYVRTLANCYDRCTTRIQLFHRPLTIPIGKGVRQSDTISPKLFVAALQWIMKLLPWEERGIRVDGRSLSNLRFADDIVLFSSSTNEAETMLNELNEAGKKIGLRINRKKTQFMKNAYCEDGGVQLEGSQIVGTSSYVYLARSMNMENDSKEELNRRMRAAWAAFALVREATDQLADQDLRAHLFDSTALPALCDAAETWADTAATSKKLLTTHRAHERCLLKFNRRTQHLSGPRSSDLRGVSLGKTIDGLKER from the exons atgccgctctgtctcatcTTCATCGGCTTGAAGAAGGCTTCCGACTCgcttgagacggaagcggtcatgaaAGCATTGGACAAcaaaggcgtccctactcagtacataaagatacttctAGTGTTGTACAGCAa cgCCACTCTCGtgaacgcgatgcgaggattggaatggaATAACAttggagtgaaagttgacgtTCGGCATTCACACCATCCTTGTTTCGCTGATGATATCGTTGCTATAACATCAAGCATTAATCAGGCGGAAcggatgctggccgaatttgatgaaacgtgtaaaaagataG ctgataaacccgaattggacgcgttttacgaggagctggaggaagtaatccacaacgagaagtctttctacaaattcgttgtcggagacttcaacgcaaaactaggaaaggccacagaagaggaatacaggattggaggacttggactaggggactggaatgaaaatggcaatcgtcccGCCGGGccgttgtccgccgctcgccgctttcatgggaactctcttttcatgaaaaaagatcatcgtcggtggacatgggaatcgcccaatggcgcgactcgtgcggagatcgaccacatactcatcAACCgaag ccacacgatggaaaagaacatctgctatcggcagcgaaggagaaaagaagttgtctacgacgattgcgtactcgaggattCCTTGTCCAacggtgactggcacatcgaggacccaaacgtgaaCTACGAGATGCTTCTCAGAGGATTaggagcctgtgctgagcgtgcctcgaagccgcgcacgacaaacgtggatcgaatttcgaagaccaccaaggaattgttggaaagaagaagggctttgaggcttgatccgaatgcatcgcacgtTGAgtggttagtagcaaacactagctgcagaaaagcgttgcaggaggatcttttgaaatacaggcagaagaagattctggaagcagcacaaagaagaacgagtctaaagaagtgccgcagggatctccgcgagtATAATATTCCGTTAGCAGCCCTGCTGAGCGAAggcgggactcgcacgtcttctcgtcgtaagatggaaatcattacggagaggttctactcgaaccctTTCCGTTCATCAGCTCCTGTGTCaggcccgatcatccccattggtgaagctccaccacggattctcccttcggaa gatgctggaagcccagcctcaagaacaagctggattccgccaagggttcagctgcttggaccacatccagatcgtgtcgagggtcatagaggtttgccgggaataccgcctgctcCTTATTCTAACCTTCATCGacatgagaaagccttcgacagcgtagaaacgaatgcaatactgtcagcgctggtcgatcaaggtgtggtcgcgtcgtatgtgaggacattagccaattgctacgatcgttgcacgactaggatacagcttttccaccgccctctcaccatacccattggaaagggggtacgacaaagcgatactatatcgccgaaactGTTCgtggctgcattgcaatggataatgaaattacttccttgggaagaaaggggcatacgtgttgatggaagatctctctcgaaccttcgttttgcggacgacatcgttctcttttcgagcagtaccaatgaagcagaaacgatgctcaacgaattgaacgaagcagggaagaaaataggattgcgaataaacagaaagaagacacagttcatgaagaacgcctactgcgaggacggaggagtacaacttgaaggctcccaaatcgtgggaacttcgtcatacgtatacctcgcgcgttctatgaacatggaaaacgactcgaaggaagaactgaatagaagaatgagagcagcatgggcagcgtTCGCActcgtcagggaagctacggaccaactggcGGACCaggatcttcgtgcccatctgttcgactcgacagctcttccagcgctctgtgacgcagcggaga
- a CDS encoding hypothetical protein (NECATOR_CHRII.G6774.T3): protein MEKNICYRQRRRKEVVYDDCVLEDSLSNGDWHIEDPNVNYEMLLRGLGACAERASKPRTTNVDRISKTTKELLERRRALRLDPNASHVEWLVANTSCRKALQEDLLKYRQKKILEAAQRRTSLKKCRRDLREYNIPLAALLSEGGTRTSSRRKMEIITERFYSNPFRSSAPVSGPIIPIGEAPPRILPSEVRVAIKSMKPGRAPGTTLYQQTFFVLVAASCNFSSAHDILPSGRKDPRPVEDLDAGSPASRTSWIPPRVQLLGPHPDRVEGHRGLPGIPPAPYSNLHRHEKAFDSVETNAILSALVDQGVVASYVRTLANCYDRCTTRIQLFHRPLTIPIGKGVRQSDTISPKLFVAALQWIMKLLPWEERGIRVDGRSLSNLRFADDIVLFSSSTNEAETMLNELNEAGKKIGLRINRKKTQFMKNAYCEDGGVQLEGSQIVGTSSYVYLARSMNMENDSKEELNRRMRAAWAAFALVREATDQLADQDLRAHLFDSTALPALCDAAETWADTAATSKKLLTTHRAHERCLLKFNRRTQHLSGPRSSDLRGVSLGKTIDGLKER from the exons atggaaaagaacatctgctatcggcagcgaaggagaaaagaagttgtctacgacgattgcgtactcgaggattCCTTGTCCAacggtgactggcacatcgaggacccaaacgtgaaCTACGAGATGCTTCTCAGAGGATTaggagcctgtgctgagcgtgcctcgaagccgcgcacgacaaacgtggatcgaatttcgaagaccaccaaggaattgttggaaagaagaagggctttgaggcttgatccgaatgcatcgcacgtTGAgtggttagtagcaaacactagctgcagaaaagcgttgcaggaggatcttttgaaatacaggcagaagaagattctggaagcagcacaaagaagaacgagtctaaagaagtgccgcagggatctccgcgagtATAATATTCCGTTAGCAGCCCTGCTGAGCGAAggcgggactcgcacgtcttctcgtcgtaagatggaaatcattacggagaggttctactcgaaccctTTCCGTTCATCAGCTCCTGTGTCaggcccgatcatccccattggtgaagctccaccacggattctcccttcggaagtacgagtcgctatcaaaagcatgaaacctggcagaGCCCCGGGCACGactttatatcagcagactttcttcgtgCTGGTGgccgcttcatgtaattttagcagcgcacatgacatcctaccttcaggaagaaaggatcccaggccagtggaagacctc gatgctggaagcccagcctcaagaacaagctggattccgccaagggttcagctgcttggaccacatccagatcgtgtcgagggtcatagaggtttgccgggaataccgcctgctcCTTATTCTAACCTTCATCGacatgagaaagccttcgacagcgtagaaacgaatgcaatactgtcagcgctggtcgatcaaggtgtggtcgcgtcgtatgtgaggacattagccaattgctacgatcgttgcacgactaggatacagcttttccaccgccctctcaccatacccattggaaagggggtacgacaaagcgatactatatcgccgaaactGTTCgtggctgcattgcaatggataatgaaattacttccttgggaagaaaggggcatacgtgttgatggaagatctctctcgaaccttcgttttgcggacgacatcgttctcttttcgagcagtaccaatgaagcagaaacgatgctcaacgaattgaacgaagcagggaagaaaataggattgcgaataaacagaaagaagacacagttcatgaagaacgcctactgcgaggacggaggagtacaacttgaaggctcccaaatcgtgggaacttcgtcatacgtatacctcgcgcgttctatgaacatggaaaacgactcgaaggaagaactgaatagaagaatgagagcagcatgggcagcgtTCGCActcgtcagggaagctacggaccaactggcGGACCaggatcttcgtgcccatctgttcgactcgacagctcttccagcgctctgtgacgcagcggaga